The genomic stretch CCGCTCATGCATGTGTTGTTCCTTCCTGGTTATATATGCCAAAAAAATAAAGCAATCATCGTGCCAAGTCCGGCAATTGCCTGTTATCAGGTTAATAACGCCGTTCGCCCTCCGCCGGAAATGGGAAAGCGCGACAATATGTCCGGGCGGGCCGGACAAAATGTCCGGCAGACCCGTCTCCCGGGAAGAAATCGCGAACTGATATGGGACGGAGGTTTTTTACCGCCGGCGCCGGGCTCAATCTGATTCGCAGCGTTCACCGGAAAATAATTTCAATTTCGCGCGAAAGGATTCATGAAGGATCATGAAGGATAAAATTGACAGGATACGGCCTTTATCGTACGTTATGCTGCACAAAAGACAAAAAAAACGGAAATGGTTGTTCGGCATCATTAAAGATCGGAGGACGGCATGGAGGGCAGAGAAATAGTGCGCAGGGCGATTGAATTTGACACGCCGCCGCGGCTTCCATTTTTTCTGGGAGGCGCATGGAGCGGCAAACTTTCCGCAAAAATAAAGAATTTTCCCAACGATGTCTGCGATTGCTGGGAAATGGACAGGCAGGAAAACGGGTGGTTCTTTGATAATCCGGCGCAAGATGACTGGGGTTGCAAATGGGAAAAAACGGACCTTGCCAATATGGGACAGGTGGCGGGCCATCCGCTGGAAGACTGGAGCGGGTTGCGGACTTTTCGCCCCCCCAATCCGCGCAACCCCTTCTATTTTGACAGAATCGCAGACGGCATCAAAGACGCAAAGGGACGTTACGTGGTCATCACAAGTCATTTCAATCTCTTTGAACGCCTTCACATGCTGCACGGATTTGCCCGGACCCTGGAGGATTTTTATCTTGAACCGGAGAAGACACACAAACTTCTTGACATGATACTTGAGTTCAAAACCGCGCTCATTGCCGAAGCCGCCCGGCGGTTCGGCGGGGAGATTCACGGCATATTATTAACGGATGACTGGGGCACGCAAAGCAACACGTTTGTGTCAAAGGATGTGTTCAGGGAATTTTTCTTTGAAAGGTACAAGCGATTATTCGCTTCCATTCACGGGCATGGCTGGCACGTAATCCTCCACAGTTGCGGAAAAATCAATGACTTTGTGCCCCTGTTTATTGAGCTTGGCGTGAACGTGCTCAACATGCAGCAACCGCAAACATACGGCATTAAGGAATTCGGAAAATCTTTCGCCGGCAAGATTTGTTTTCTAACCACGGTTGACATTCAAGCCACTTTGCCAAAAGAAGACACGGAAGCGGTGCGGACGGAAGTCAGGGAACTCGTCGCGAACTGGTCAACGCCCGCAGGGGGGTTCATTGTGTTTAATTACGGCGATTCCGAAGCTATCGGAACAACCGATTCCATCGCCGAAGTCATGTTCAGAGAATTCTATGACCTTAGAAACTACTGGAAAGGAAAAAACGCAAGCGGAACGAATGCAGGCGGCGTCCGCCGGCGGGCCTGAGCGGCCCGCCAACGTTTCTTTCAACCCAGGATGCGCTTGCCCTCGTCCAGGAATATGCCCTGCAGGTTCATTCTCAGCGCCTCGGGCCGGGGCGAATTGGCCAGGGCGACTTCTTCGGTAATCTCGCCGCCGCGGACAAGACCGTACAGGACCTGATTAAAAGTCTGCATGCCTTCCTCGTTCCCGGTTTCAATCGCGGCCGGCAATGTGTCCAGCTGATTTTCCATGATCAGCTTGCGCACGGTCGGCGTATTGATCATTATTTCAACAACCGGCAGAATGCCGCCCGCCGCCGCAGGCACGATCCGCTGGCAGAGAGCCGCCACCAGATAATTGGCCAGGGTTATGCGGACCTGGTCGCGCTCAGCGTGGGGGAAAAAATCAAGGACACGGTGCACCGCATAAGCGGCGGAATTGACATGCAGCGTGCTTAAGACAAGATGACCGGTATCGGCCGCGGACAAGGCCACTGAAAAACTGATATGATCGCGCATCTCGCCGATGACAATGACGTCGGGGTCTTCGCGCACGACGTGTTTCAGCGCGGCATGGAAGGAGACGGTGTCAAGCCCGACCTCCCGCTGGGTGATAAATGATTTTTCGTCTTTGAAAACATATTCCACGGGATCCTCAACCGTGATAATCCGGCAGCACTGGTTTTTATTTATCAAGTCCACGAGGGCCGCCAGGGTTGTTGATTTTCCCGTGCTGGTGGCGCCGCAAACCATGATCATCCCGCTGTCCGCCTGGGCAAGCTTTTTCAGCACCGGCGGCAGATGCAGTTCTTCAAGGCTTGGGATTCGCTCTTTTACATAACGGAACGTGAGGGCCGGCAGACCGCGCGAAATGAAAGCGTTTACCCTGAAACGGCCGATATTTTCTTCAACGTATGAAAAATCCATTTCATGCAGCGGCTCGGCCGTTCCTTTCAAATGGCCGGGCACAATCTTCTCAAGCAAAACGCCGAGATCGCCGGCCGGGATGACGGGCAAATCGCCGGCCATGAGCTGGCCGTTGATCCTGAAAAAGGGCGCGCGGTCCGGCTTGAGATGGATGTCGGATGCATTCAGTTCAACCGCGCGCTTAAGAATAGTTCTCATTAAAGCCATGGCGTTAAGACGGCGGGGACGCCGTTTAAAACAGCCGGCGTTTACGAAAGGACAATATAAGAAGCCCCGTTGTTTTCAAACATTTTAAGAGTTTTACCGAATTGCCCGAGAAAATGGACGGAATAACTGCGCAGGAAAACATAAACCGGCAAAAGAATTACGACGCCGACATAGGGAATCAACACCGTGCAGCACAAAAGACAGCAGAGAAATACGGTAATAAATCCAACGGCCATGAGGATGACCGCTTTGAAAAGCAGGTATAAGATAAAAATGCCGGCATGGTGTTTGAACAGGTCAAAAAACGTTTTCCAGCCTTCCATCACGCGGCAGGTCCGCATCGCCATGACGGGAATCACAAAATCCTCAAAAAACACGCGGATAACAGCCGCCGTCATAATGAAACAAAACATGAAAACAACTCCGAACCCGATGGCGCCGGCGGCATGCCAGCCGAAATGCGTCCGCGCCAGGTCCGGCCAGCTGACCAGCAGGGCAAGGCCGACTCCCAGAAGCAAGACCGCCGCCGCGGCCAAATCAAAACAGATTGAAAACAAAAAACAGGAATTGCCCGGCGCGCGGAATTTCCGCCAGGGTTGAATGATTTCGGCGCGGTTTCCCACGACGTTGTCAAGAAACATGAATTTGCCGCGGCAGCCCAGCCAGGTCACAACCAGCCAAACCGCCAATCCGGCCGTAACCGCGACGATAACCAGGGGAATTACAAGGAAAAGATGCGCCAGAAACCAATCGCGCGCAACATGCGCGCACTGGGAAGCTTGTTCCTTGTTGAATTGGCCGGGATGGAAATTAAATCCGAAACCCAGGCCGTCATCCAGCATGGCGAGCCAGGCCGTAAAACCGATTGCCAGCCATTTAACAAATTGGAACGGCTGAAAAAGAACACGGCGAACGGTTTCCAAAGCCATGCCGACGGGCCTGAGAACAGATGGGCTACTCATGATTTTTCTCCTGAATTATCGCCGCTGGTTTCCCGGGGAATCAATAAGTTCCATCATAACCTCCCCGGCCGCCAACGCAAGGTTTTTTTCCGCGTCGCGAAAAGCCTCCCGCAATGAAATCCCGCGCGGGTTGATACACCGGCATTCGGTAATGCCCGTTGAAGCCGGGCATGCCCCTTCTTCCACCGCACCGGCAAGCGCCACGACGCGCTTGCCATGTTTCCGCCCCAGCCGGCCGACATAGGCCGGTATTTTGCCGAAAGCGGTCTGCGAATCAAGCCGGCCCTCGCCGGTAAAGACAACGTCGGCCGCCGCCAAGATCCGCTCAAGACCAACTTTTTCCCCGATCCATTCCGCCCCGCTGCGCGGCAATGCCCCGAAAAAAGCGGCGCAGCCGGCGCCGGCGCCGCCGGCCGCTCCCGCGCCGGGGACTTCCGCAACGTCCCGGCCGAGGTCTCTTCTGGCAATTCCGGCCCAGCGCGCAAGATTTTTCTCCAGCAATTCCACCTGCGCGGGAATCGCCCCTTTTTGCGGGCCGAACACCCGCGCCGCCCCCTGTGGTCCGAGCAGAGGATTGCGGACATCAGTCAGACAGATTATCTCCGCCGACCGCAAGCGCCGGTCGCGGCGCTCAACAACGATTTTATCCAGCAAATGCAAACTGCCGCCGCCGGGCGGTATCTGTTTCCCGTTTTTATCCGGCAATTTAAAACCAAGCGCCGCGGCCAGGCCGCAACCGGCGTCAACCGTGGCGCTGCCGCCGAGCCCAACCACTATCTGCCGGCATTTGCAATCCAACGCCTTTGCCATCAGACAACCCGTGCCGAAGGTTGAAGCTGTCAGGGGATTATATTCTTCCGGACCGGCCAGCCGCGCCAGGCCGGAGGCCTGCGCCATTTCAATGATGGCGGTTGCCCCCGCCTTCAGCCAGGGAGCCCTGATCGGCCGGCCGAGCGCATCAAAGGTGTCGGCGGCAATTTCCTCGCCGCCGAGACAAAGGCGGCAGGCATCCAGCAAGCCGTCGCCGCCGTCCGAAAGCGGCATAATTCTGATTTCGGCGGAGGGAACGACTTTGCGAACGCCGGCGGCAATGGCCGCGCCGGCCAGAGCGGCGCTTAAACAACCCTTGAAGCTGTTGGGGACAATCAGGATATTCATCAATCATAAAGCGGCGGCCGGCTCAGCGCGTCCGCAGCATTAACAAACTTCCAAGCAACAAAAAGAAAATATTAGGCATCCACGCGCTGACAACCGGGACCAGAAACTGCTCCTTGCCGAGCCACTGGCCGAAAGTCATCAGAAAATAAAACGAAAAAAAAGTGAGCAGGGCAAAGATTACCCCGATCAGCGCGCCCCTGCGGGCCGTGCGCACGCCGAACGGAATGCCGAAGAGGACGACCACCAGGCATGTCCAGGGCATCGCCAGCCGGGCATGCAAATCAACCAGAATGCGGGCGCGGGTTTTATCCGAAAGGTTTTTGCGGGTGGCCAGGAAACGGCCCAGGTCGCGGGCGGAAAGAAACTCCATGTTTTTGACCTCGTGCATGAAATCATCGGGGGTTTCATTCCACTCAACCATCTGGCGCAACGGCTCATGGGTCGGAGCGCCGACGGGGTTGTTGTAAAAATCATATTTCTGAACACTCATGTTGAACAACCACCATCGTCCGTCAAAAAATTTAGCCTCTTCCGCCAGAACCACTTCCATGTCGGACCCGTCCGGGCGCTGCTGGACAACACGGACGCCCTGCATGTCGTAATTCGCGAGGTCAAACCGGCGAATCAGCCAGATGCGCCGCTGATCATCGTTCTTATATGGCAAATCGGACGCATGACTGGCGGCAAAATCGCCGCTTTTTTTCTGCTGGTTAACAAACTGCCAGGCCCAGTAAGTGGAATGGGGCGCGACGGTTTCCTGTAAAACGCTGATCAACATGCTGACGACGAGGCCGACCAGCAATATGGGCGCGGCAATACGGTAAAAACTGACGCCGCAGGCGCGCAACGCGGTCAATTCGTTGTGGCGGCTCAACTGCCAGAGGCTGTAAAGCAATCCCAGCAACAGCGAAATGGGGACGATGTAGACCAGCAGAGACGGCATGACAAAGAGATAATACCGCAACACATCCGGCAGAGGCGTCCGGGCCTCAATAAAATCGGAGAGA from Kiritimatiellia bacterium encodes the following:
- a CDS encoding glycerate kinase codes for the protein MNILIVPNSFKGCLSAALAGAAIAAGVRKVVPSAEIRIMPLSDGGDGLLDACRLCLGGEEIAADTFDALGRPIRAPWLKAGATAIIEMAQASGLARLAGPEEYNPLTASTFGTGCLMAKALDCKCRQIVVGLGGSATVDAGCGLAAALGFKLPDKNGKQIPPGGGSLHLLDKIVVERRDRRLRSAEIICLTDVRNPLLGPQGAARVFGPQKGAIPAQVELLEKNLARWAGIARRDLGRDVAEVPGAGAAGGAGAGCAAFFGALPRSGAEWIGEKVGLERILAAADVVFTGEGRLDSQTAFGKIPAYVGRLGRKHGKRVVALAGAVEEGACPASTGITECRCINPRGISLREAFRDAEKNLALAAGEVMMELIDSPGNQRR
- a CDS encoding PilT/PilU family type 4a pilus ATPase, producing the protein MRTILKRAVELNASDIHLKPDRAPFFRINGQLMAGDLPVIPAGDLGVLLEKIVPGHLKGTAEPLHEMDFSYVEENIGRFRVNAFISRGLPALTFRYVKERIPSLEELHLPPVLKKLAQADSGMIMVCGATSTGKSTTLAALVDLINKNQCCRIITVEDPVEYVFKDEKSFITQREVGLDTVSFHAALKHVVREDPDVIVIGEMRDHISFSVALSAADTGHLVLSTLHVNSAAYAVHRVLDFFPHAERDQVRITLANYLVAALCQRIVPAAAGGILPVVEIMINTPTVRKLIMENQLDTLPAAIETGNEEGMQTFNQVLYGLVRGGEITEEVALANSPRPEALRMNLQGIFLDEGKRILG
- a CDS encoding LptF/LptG family permease, translated to MKIVDKYIFGQFIVPFIYCLLAFSMLFVIADLFDHLSDFIEARTPLPDVLRYYLFVMPSLLVYIVPISLLLGLLYSLWQLSRHNELTALRACGVSFYRIAAPILLVGLVVSMLISVLQETVAPHSTYWAWQFVNQQKKSGDFAASHASDLPYKNDDQRRIWLIRRFDLANYDMQGVRVVQQRPDGSDMEVVLAEEAKFFDGRWWLFNMSVQKYDFYNNPVGAPTHEPLRQMVEWNETPDDFMHEVKNMEFLSARDLGRFLATRKNLSDKTRARILVDLHARLAMPWTCLVVVLFGIPFGVRTARRGALIGVIFALLTFFSFYFLMTFGQWLGKEQFLVPVVSAWMPNIFFLLLGSLLMLRTR
- a CDS encoding uroporphyrinogen decarboxylase family protein yields the protein MEGREIVRRAIEFDTPPRLPFFLGGAWSGKLSAKIKNFPNDVCDCWEMDRQENGWFFDNPAQDDWGCKWEKTDLANMGQVAGHPLEDWSGLRTFRPPNPRNPFYFDRIADGIKDAKGRYVVITSHFNLFERLHMLHGFARTLEDFYLEPEKTHKLLDMILEFKTALIAEAARRFGGEIHGILLTDDWGTQSNTFVSKDVFREFFFERYKRLFASIHGHGWHVILHSCGKINDFVPLFIELGVNVLNMQQPQTYGIKEFGKSFAGKICFLTTVDIQATLPKEDTEAVRTEVRELVANWSTPAGGFIVFNYGDSEAIGTTDSIAEVMFREFYDLRNYWKGKNASGTNAGGVRRRA